The Kitasatospora setae KM-6054 genome contains a region encoding:
- a CDS encoding TniQ family protein — translation MNVQEHGRCSDLRELPLHVRFLPNESTGSYVTRLAERNGLSVGYLLEIVGEGKSRVVAPHLTELYLNRPAAERLARLAGRPLPVLQRALASLGEEYLLTGSGEHPVWKWPWAVTDGYLVRACALCAARRGVTEPAWLMVPDTWSVCGEHARWTDNSRDTAWPWTDLRPWPQVLDAHRRLACLGRRMGKVGRALMADAFSMMADRQVRSLYGRAPRWFAEAADRLGERRAAPFLAYPEAVRVARVLARSERHRLAGALTWEEYRRWHAQAVAELGPAFSPVLTVWMARHQPQTSVAARKAGVRPPLAAPHKVVGALASVAQLSCLPGELGAGTFDRPYL, via the coding sequence GTGAACGTGCAGGAGCATGGCCGCTGTTCGGACCTGCGGGAGCTGCCGCTGCATGTGCGCTTCCTGCCGAACGAGTCGACCGGTTCGTACGTGACCCGGCTCGCCGAGCGCAACGGGCTGAGTGTGGGCTACCTGCTGGAGATCGTGGGTGAGGGCAAGAGCCGGGTGGTTGCGCCCCACCTGACCGAGCTCTACCTCAACCGGCCCGCGGCCGAGCGTCTGGCCCGGCTCGCCGGCCGGCCCCTGCCCGTGCTGCAACGGGCCTTGGCGAGTCTGGGCGAGGAGTACCTACTGACGGGCTCCGGGGAGCACCCGGTGTGGAAGTGGCCGTGGGCCGTGACGGACGGCTACCTGGTACGGGCGTGCGCGCTGTGCGCGGCCCGGCGCGGGGTCACCGAGCCGGCGTGGCTGATGGTGCCCGACACCTGGAGCGTGTGCGGCGAGCATGCCCGGTGGACGGACAACTCGCGCGACACGGCGTGGCCGTGGACCGATCTGCGGCCGTGGCCGCAGGTCCTTGACGCCCACCGCCGGTTGGCGTGTCTGGGCCGGCGGATGGGAAAGGTGGGGCGGGCGCTGATGGCGGACGCCTTCTCCATGATGGCCGACCGCCAGGTGCGGTCCTTGTACGGACGGGCGCCGCGCTGGTTCGCCGAAGCCGCGGACCGGCTCGGGGAACGGCGGGCGGCACCGTTCCTGGCGTATCCGGAGGCGGTCCGGGTCGCGCGGGTCCTGGCGCGCAGCGAGCGGCACCGGCTGGCGGGGGCGTTGACGTGGGAGGAGTACCGGCGTTGGCACGCGCAGGCGGTGGCCGAACTGGGCCCGGCGTTCAGCCCGGTCCTGACCGTCTGGATGGCCCGGCATCAGCCGCAGACGTCCGTGGCGGCGCGCAAGGCAGGGGTCCGGCCGCCGCTGGCCGCTCCGCACAAGGTGGTCGGCGCGCTGGCGTCGGTGGCGCAACTGAGCTGTCTGCCGGGCGAGCTGGGCGCCGGAACCTTCGACCGGCCCTACCTGTGA
- a CDS encoding nucleotidyltransferase domain-containing protein has protein sequence MKRERATAVLVEMLDRLEQGAWPLNLVEEIHLFGSYARGALEVGDVDVVVEHATDARWTRESLDAFCDGRDSYVTMRQALRGRRRGVSFQFQERKALESEGIDLSLLWRRGEPVVTARQRLAALTPDPAAGRAPRDHVLPSYEAIADLLPRPVRIDLHRLCTEGAVTVAAFSLPDAWPTSARAAAHVQGRWALNSPLRRAAAAALARLESTGQALERVEVHGQHLVYGTADEAVDCFVDLGWRYWRSAERYLDDGQAWFEVLPATARQPLHALHVTPVALA, from the coding sequence ATGAAGCGCGAGCGGGCGACCGCAGTGCTGGTCGAGATGCTCGACCGGCTGGAGCAGGGGGCTTGGCCGTTGAACCTGGTCGAGGAGATCCACCTGTTCGGATCCTACGCCCGGGGTGCTCTGGAAGTAGGGGACGTGGACGTGGTCGTCGAGCACGCCACCGACGCACGCTGGACGCGGGAGTCACTCGACGCCTTCTGCGACGGTCGCGACAGCTATGTGACGATGCGTCAGGCACTTCGGGGCCGTCGACGCGGTGTCAGTTTCCAGTTCCAGGAGCGCAAAGCCCTCGAGAGCGAGGGGATCGATCTCTCCCTGCTGTGGCGGCGCGGTGAGCCGGTCGTCACAGCCCGGCAGCGGCTTGCCGCGCTCACACCCGATCCGGCCGCCGGGCGCGCACCCCGCGACCACGTCCTGCCCTCGTACGAGGCCATCGCCGACCTGCTCCCACGACCGGTCCGCATCGACCTGCACCGCCTGTGCACTGAAGGTGCCGTGACCGTGGCCGCGTTCTCTCTCCCCGACGCCTGGCCGACCTCGGCCAGGGCAGCCGCGCACGTCCAGGGCCGTTGGGCCCTGAACAGCCCGCTTCGCCGCGCGGCGGCCGCCGCCCTTGCCCGCCTGGAGAGCACCGGCCAGGCACTCGAACGCGTCGAGGTCCACGGCCAGCACCTGGTGTACGGCACGGCGGACGAGGCCGTCGACTGCTTCGTCGACCTGGGCTGGCGCTACTGGCGGAGCGCGGAACGCTACCTGGACGACGGCCAGGCGTGGTTCGAGGTCCTGCCGGCCACGGCCCGCCAGCCCTTGCACGCCCTGCACGTGACCCCCGTCGCCCTGGCGTAG
- a CDS encoding Mu transposase C-terminal domain-containing protein — MAALQGGRVHLSAADEDGEDAVALLSAVVGAPDFAVLDDAGTERPGARIPDVSILSLLTPAELVDVRAWERHLREAEEGLPPGCAPDARPRPEYDPATVSRSQRLASKERELKALGWRKVSVATLDRRLKEYSAQGVAALVKVVAGKLYGNTDERIVALLLQELKDGVEESSGWGTRLHERLQAGLRAAYPEENLRISRTGFYRLLNSLGTRTGSLRGPVRRRREAAGSPEPPWTPTRARMLGEMVQIDSTGLDVLAIGDDGYPVQVELTAAVDVASRSIIGALIVPRAPGRGYKGKRLGGRATTSFDATLMLAQALAPMPARPGWSPLSRAELSDLPYADQVACDPRMAGAAARPVIRPKMVVVDQGKIYQGEHFEDVCTSLGISIRSARDNTGPDKAIVEATFSALKKLFSQYVAAYTARDLARRGKYVAEGPMWRLNELQDLLNEWIALHWQQHRHEGLRSPNLPGVVLTPNQMYAALVACEGYAPLPLSPSQSRKLLLCEWRQVGDKGVRVGNRTYNSAALQAYNKQPSGVRGQGKRWPIRFDPYAPHYVWLFDQRQEQLGKDPWVEAEFIHQDLIDGEWSQYLWQTAEQAFLNAGGPEEHEQRERDIALAVSELRERARRGPLDEAPAARAWRRAGAARRLWRRPGRPFTGPQPAVRPPDPDRYASISVPDPATIVPARSLENPAQFLFPDQDAGPRLSGDAGVLVTAGEPVAVPDTDERPPQNAEPPADPGVDMTTGTGKEPRLVAQRRGSTGGIADLFLSGLPAPADASDPAPPPRAAAGSTDEEDS, encoded by the coding sequence GTGGCCGCCCTGCAGGGCGGCCGGGTCCACCTGAGCGCCGCCGACGAGGACGGCGAGGACGCGGTCGCGCTGCTGTCGGCCGTCGTAGGTGCCCCGGACTTCGCGGTCCTGGACGACGCCGGCACGGAGCGGCCCGGAGCCCGGATCCCCGACGTCAGCATCCTGTCCCTGCTCACCCCGGCTGAACTGGTTGACGTCCGCGCGTGGGAGCGGCACCTGCGCGAGGCAGAGGAAGGCCTGCCGCCGGGTTGCGCACCCGACGCGCGGCCCCGGCCCGAGTACGACCCGGCCACCGTCTCCCGCAGCCAGCGGTTGGCCAGCAAGGAGCGCGAACTCAAGGCGCTGGGCTGGCGCAAGGTGTCGGTGGCGACCTTGGACCGGCGCTTGAAGGAGTACTCGGCCCAGGGCGTGGCGGCCCTGGTGAAGGTCGTCGCCGGAAAGCTCTACGGGAACACCGACGAGCGGATCGTCGCCCTGCTGCTGCAGGAGCTCAAAGACGGAGTCGAGGAGTCCTCCGGCTGGGGCACCCGCCTGCACGAGCGGCTGCAGGCCGGCCTGCGCGCGGCCTACCCCGAGGAGAACCTGAGGATCTCCCGCACCGGGTTCTACCGGCTGCTGAACAGCCTCGGCACCCGCACGGGCTCCCTGCGCGGGCCTGTACGCCGCCGCAGGGAGGCGGCGGGCTCCCCCGAGCCGCCGTGGACGCCCACACGGGCACGGATGCTCGGCGAGATGGTGCAGATCGACTCGACCGGCCTGGATGTGCTTGCGATCGGCGACGACGGCTACCCGGTCCAAGTCGAGCTGACCGCGGCTGTGGACGTGGCCAGCCGCAGCATCATCGGGGCACTGATCGTGCCCCGCGCTCCTGGCCGTGGGTACAAGGGCAAGCGGCTGGGCGGACGAGCGACCACCTCGTTCGACGCCACCCTCATGCTCGCGCAGGCACTCGCCCCCATGCCGGCCCGGCCCGGATGGTCGCCGCTCAGCAGGGCTGAGCTGTCGGATCTGCCCTACGCGGATCAGGTCGCCTGCGATCCGCGGATGGCCGGTGCCGCGGCGCGGCCGGTGATCCGCCCGAAGATGGTCGTCGTCGACCAGGGGAAGATCTACCAGGGCGAGCACTTCGAGGACGTGTGCACCTCGCTGGGGATCTCGATCAGGTCGGCGCGGGACAACACCGGCCCCGACAAGGCGATCGTGGAGGCGACGTTCTCCGCCTTGAAGAAGCTGTTCAGCCAGTACGTGGCCGCCTACACGGCACGGGACCTGGCCCGGCGCGGCAAGTACGTGGCCGAGGGGCCGATGTGGCGGCTCAACGAGCTGCAGGACCTGCTGAACGAATGGATAGCGCTGCACTGGCAGCAGCACCGCCACGAGGGGTTGCGCAGCCCGAACCTGCCCGGTGTGGTACTCACCCCCAACCAGATGTACGCGGCTCTCGTGGCATGCGAGGGGTACGCGCCGCTGCCCTTGTCGCCGTCGCAGTCGCGCAAGCTGCTGCTCTGCGAGTGGCGGCAGGTCGGCGACAAGGGCGTGCGGGTCGGCAACCGCACGTACAACAGCGCCGCGCTCCAGGCATACAACAAGCAGCCCTCCGGGGTGCGGGGGCAGGGCAAGAGGTGGCCGATCCGCTTCGACCCGTACGCGCCGCACTATGTGTGGCTGTTCGACCAGCGCCAGGAGCAGCTCGGCAAGGACCCGTGGGTGGAGGCCGAGTTCATCCACCAGGACCTGATCGACGGCGAGTGGTCCCAGTACCTGTGGCAGACCGCGGAGCAGGCCTTCCTCAATGCGGGCGGCCCGGAGGAGCACGAGCAGCGGGAGCGCGACATCGCCTTGGCCGTGTCGGAGTTGCGGGAGCGGGCGCGGCGCGGGCCGCTCGACGAGGCACCCGCCGCACGGGCCTGGCGGCGGGCGGGCGCAGCTCGGCGGCTGTGGCGCCGGCCGGGCCGGCCGTTCACCGGGCCTCAGCCGGCGGTGCGCCCGCCGGATCCGGACAGGTACGCCAGCATCAGTGTCCCCGACCCGGCCACGATCGTGCCGGCCCGCTCGTTGGAGAATCCCGCGCAGTTCCTCTTCCCTGATCAGGACGCCGGGCCGCGGCTGTCCGGCGACGCGGGCGTGCTGGTGACTGCGGGCGAGCCGGTCGCTGTTCCCGACACGGACGAGCGTCCGCCGCAGAACGCAGAACCGCCGGCGGATCCCGGAGTGGACATGACGACTGGGACTGGGAAGGAGCCGCGGCTGGTGGCACAGCGGCGCGGTTCCACGGGTGGCATCGCCGATCTGTTCCTCAGCGGCCTGCCAGCCCCGGCCGATGCCTCCGATCCTGCTCCCCCGCCCCGGGCAGCGGCCGGCTCCACCGACGAGGAGGATTCGTGA
- a CDS encoding AAA family ATPase, whose protein sequence is MNDTTRQGTAPAPAGTSPLPGGPFDPGPLTTKEGFRAQARRTYGPPDLQDCAPLGTKVTLSDPRLVYHGRLLPVVTDDVGAALKQARRLLVKNLTTGNGRGPNFVVDGPRLSGKSLLAALIALGFHALVDELYGPDPDRHPVVYINVPHDRSDDLHWSLPFADFLGIEHSRSPETMNHRPVDMTEPIVRVMQRAGTRLVVVDGVEYIRSSERQTAFDYLLRLQDRLPRVTFLFCGIGAREIIRAGYGDHRSQAPAAGTHAPRPHIAFPTLWVRPVPYTDAEPEQWHRVLGKVEENLRLYKHKPGTLRDLAAYLHGRTDGSMHVLDQLICQAAQASILEGTEEIDKDLLDSVLTGYDDPAH, encoded by the coding sequence GTGAACGACACCACACGGCAAGGCACCGCACCCGCGCCGGCCGGGACATCCCCGCTGCCGGGCGGGCCGTTCGATCCGGGGCCGCTGACGACGAAAGAGGGCTTCCGGGCACAGGCCCGGCGCACCTACGGCCCGCCCGACCTGCAGGACTGCGCTCCGCTCGGCACGAAGGTGACGCTGTCGGACCCACGGCTGGTCTATCACGGCCGGCTGCTGCCGGTGGTGACCGACGATGTGGGCGCAGCCCTGAAGCAGGCCCGCAGGTTGCTGGTGAAGAACCTGACGACCGGTAACGGGCGCGGGCCGAACTTCGTCGTCGACGGCCCGCGCCTGAGCGGGAAATCGTTGCTGGCGGCGCTGATCGCCCTCGGATTCCATGCCTTGGTCGACGAGTTGTACGGGCCCGACCCGGACCGGCATCCGGTGGTGTACATCAACGTGCCGCACGACCGCAGCGACGATCTGCACTGGTCGCTGCCGTTCGCGGACTTCCTCGGGATCGAGCACTCGCGCTCTCCCGAGACGATGAACCATCGGCCGGTCGACATGACCGAGCCCATCGTGCGGGTCATGCAGCGTGCCGGCACCCGGCTGGTCGTGGTCGACGGTGTCGAGTACATCAGGAGCAGCGAGCGGCAGACCGCGTTCGACTACCTCCTGCGTCTTCAGGACAGGCTGCCCCGCGTCACGTTCCTGTTCTGCGGCATCGGTGCGCGGGAGATCATCAGGGCGGGGTACGGCGACCACCGGAGCCAGGCACCGGCCGCGGGCACGCACGCGCCGCGGCCCCACATTGCCTTCCCGACCCTGTGGGTGCGGCCCGTCCCCTACACCGACGCCGAGCCCGAGCAGTGGCACAGGGTGCTGGGCAAGGTCGAGGAGAACCTCCGCCTCTACAAGCACAAGCCCGGAACCCTGCGCGACCTCGCCGCCTACCTCCACGGGCGTACCGACGGCTCCATGCATGTCCTGGACCAGCTCATCTGCCAGGCTGCCCAAGCCAGCATCCTGGAGGGGACCGAGGAGATCGACAAGGACCTGCTCGACTCGGTCCTGACCGGCTACGACGACCCCGCGCACTGA
- a CDS encoding DEAD/DEAH box helicase, producing MSREPRSLREHQQQAIEAATATLGLLPRATVIAACGTGKTLIAIRVAEHFAGQGNVLVLMPTLDLVAQTIRRWREDSSIHRMTAVCSSGRTDYPDITRHVVFTTDPEVLASRLSERPGPAVVFATYASLEVLELAHRRHFLPEWAIVVADEAHHTSGDRGKDWGAVHDDERLPAARRLYMTATPRLWTANSGTRRRKRKPGAPVELASMNDATIYGPVVYRLTLAQAIDRKLLADYRIVVPIIRDEDLREVLHTAEATPEYDGLRLAALQVGLLQAVADYGLRRVVTFHSRIVASQNFADSLPLTAAAISEQDTPPRIWSRAVHSNQTPRQRARCLRQFDTMPLLGSTTRGPLGYQFAILANVKTLGEGVDVPDADGVLFADPKRSAVDIVQSLGRALRQPPGSGKIATLVIPVYLAPGQSTREAMWSSHFSVLWDVLTGLRDHDDRVFHRLTGIRRRRLQDPVLPGPERADEIAPVLDLRTHQIDSGEWADGWNAAVRFVDRHDHFDVPSDYTDSSGFPLGCWVGRHRTHYKAGTLPIERAVALNALGISWPHPPDSFEHHLERAAATASRTGSLAFDPTIPGSDPTLGAWLARMRRRASTSNLESERVDALNAVDPWWNPPWSLRWQHTYTHLRHRLATTTWTIPYHRQADTDTGWNSWLDRQINRRDDLHPGQRHLLHHLARTHPDAHPHTILLSRPATALAAAFTRGLRAARQYHQREGHLDVPAGHCETVDSEQVHLGRWIRQRQRDAAQLTSRQLTALRALGIDPAPHFLQAPADPALTQPAGPIEPPGPPLAAPRIPQPFPHRARSEPADTTAGSSTAPPGTDTAPHHQATAPPAAAVIAQAAPRPTAFEEPWASMLTKAATFAAQHGHLNPAEGALASWLSRQRHLHATGRLATRRRNDLDALGMIWNKHEDAWERGYAHARAFAVRTGHLAVPADEQVEDYNLGTWVRRQRKADLTADQEARLTALDPLWRMAPDWQRSYRRLVAYLAAGGRLTGPVNRTGTPGDERFRPGAWLRMQNRHADTGNLDAHQTALLDALGAWRTHPAQGEPAPYRRAQGSAGCGQPPYARSMAAPPSVPPLRPGPRTDRPAHRPPRSALTPIHQLPAEFRRYIKAARAFRDREGHLDVPPGFVERVEHAKVRLGTWIARQRDKVFRGQLPPLLISELEALDMVWVRR from the coding sequence GTGTCCAGGGAACCGCGCTCACTGCGTGAACACCAGCAGCAGGCGATCGAGGCCGCGACGGCGACGCTGGGACTCCTGCCGAGAGCGACGGTGATCGCAGCGTGCGGCACCGGCAAGACCCTGATTGCGATCCGGGTCGCCGAGCACTTCGCCGGGCAGGGCAACGTCCTGGTGCTCATGCCCACCCTGGACCTGGTCGCCCAGACCATCCGCCGATGGCGCGAGGACAGCAGCATTCACCGCATGACCGCTGTGTGCTCCAGCGGCCGCACCGACTATCCGGACATCACCCGGCATGTCGTCTTCACCACCGACCCCGAAGTCCTCGCCTCCCGGCTCTCCGAGCGCCCCGGGCCGGCCGTGGTCTTCGCCACCTACGCTTCCCTGGAAGTGCTCGAACTCGCCCACCGTCGGCACTTCCTGCCCGAATGGGCGATCGTCGTCGCCGACGAAGCGCACCACACCAGCGGCGACCGCGGCAAGGACTGGGGAGCGGTCCACGACGACGAGCGCCTGCCCGCTGCCCGGCGCCTCTACATGACCGCCACCCCGCGCCTGTGGACGGCGAACAGCGGCACACGCAGACGCAAGCGCAAGCCCGGGGCCCCGGTCGAACTCGCGTCCATGAACGACGCCACCATCTACGGGCCCGTGGTCTACCGCCTCACCCTGGCACAGGCCATCGACCGCAAACTGCTGGCCGACTACCGCATCGTCGTGCCCATCATCCGCGACGAAGACCTGCGCGAGGTCCTCCACACCGCCGAAGCAACCCCCGAGTACGACGGACTGCGGCTGGCCGCCCTGCAGGTGGGCCTCCTGCAAGCCGTCGCCGACTACGGACTGCGCCGCGTGGTCACCTTCCACAGCCGCATCGTTGCCTCCCAGAACTTCGCCGACAGCCTCCCCCTCACCGCCGCCGCCATCAGCGAACAGGACACCCCGCCGCGCATCTGGTCCAGGGCCGTCCACAGCAACCAGACCCCGCGACAACGCGCCCGGTGCCTACGTCAGTTCGACACCATGCCCCTGCTGGGCAGCACGACCCGAGGGCCGCTGGGCTACCAGTTCGCCATCCTGGCCAACGTCAAGACCCTCGGGGAGGGCGTCGACGTCCCCGACGCCGACGGCGTCCTGTTCGCCGACCCCAAACGCAGCGCCGTCGACATCGTCCAGTCCCTCGGGCGCGCCCTGCGCCAGCCCCCGGGCTCCGGCAAGATCGCCACGCTGGTCATCCCGGTCTACCTCGCCCCCGGCCAGTCCACCCGGGAGGCCATGTGGTCCTCCCACTTCTCCGTCCTGTGGGACGTCCTCACCGGACTTCGCGACCACGACGACCGCGTCTTCCACCGCCTCACGGGCATCCGCCGCCGCCGCCTCCAAGACCCTGTCCTCCCCGGTCCTGAACGCGCCGACGAGATCGCCCCCGTCCTCGACCTGCGCACCCACCAGATCGACAGCGGTGAATGGGCGGACGGCTGGAACGCGGCGGTGCGCTTCGTCGACCGGCACGACCACTTCGACGTGCCCAGCGACTACACCGACTCGTCAGGATTTCCCCTCGGCTGCTGGGTCGGCCGTCACCGCACCCACTACAAGGCCGGGACACTGCCCATCGAACGGGCGGTCGCGCTCAATGCCCTCGGCATCTCCTGGCCCCACCCACCGGACAGCTTCGAGCACCACCTGGAACGGGCCGCCGCGACCGCCTCCCGCACCGGAAGCCTCGCCTTCGACCCGACGATCCCCGGCAGCGACCCCACGCTCGGCGCCTGGCTCGCCCGCATGCGCCGACGAGCGAGCACCAGCAACCTGGAGTCCGAACGGGTCGACGCCCTCAACGCCGTCGACCCGTGGTGGAACCCCCCATGGAGCTTGCGCTGGCAGCACACCTACACCCACCTACGTCACCGACTCGCGACCACCACCTGGACGATCCCCTACCACCGGCAGGCCGACACCGACACCGGCTGGAACAGCTGGCTCGACCGCCAGATCAACCGCCGGGACGACCTCCACCCGGGGCAGCGGCATCTCCTGCACCACCTCGCCCGCACCCACCCCGACGCCCACCCCCACACGATCCTCCTGTCCCGCCCCGCCACCGCACTCGCCGCAGCCTTCACCCGCGGACTGCGTGCCGCCCGCCAGTACCACCAGCGCGAAGGCCACCTGGATGTGCCCGCCGGCCACTGCGAGACCGTCGACTCCGAGCAGGTCCACCTCGGACGATGGATCCGCCAGCGCCAACGCGACGCAGCCCAACTGACCAGCCGGCAGCTCACCGCCCTGCGGGCCCTCGGCATCGACCCGGCCCCGCACTTCCTCCAAGCCCCCGCCGACCCCGCCCTCACTCAACCGGCCGGCCCCATAGAACCGCCCGGCCCCCCGCTGGCCGCCCCCCGGATCCCGCAGCCGTTCCCGCACCGCGCCCGATCGGAGCCAGCCGACACCACGGCCGGAAGCAGCACGGCGCCGCCAGGCACAGACACAGCCCCCCACCACCAGGCCACAGCCCCACCAGCCGCTGCCGTCATCGCGCAGGCCGCGCCCAGGCCGACAGCATTCGAGGAGCCGTGGGCCAGCATGCTCACCAAGGCCGCGACCTTCGCCGCACAGCACGGCCACCTCAACCCTGCCGAAGGCGCCCTCGCGAGCTGGCTCTCCCGGCAGCGCCACCTGCACGCCACCGGCCGACTCGCCACCAGACGCCGAAACGACCTGGACGCCCTCGGGATGATCTGGAACAAGCACGAGGACGCCTGGGAGCGCGGCTACGCCCACGCGCGCGCGTTTGCCGTGCGCACTGGCCATCTGGCCGTTCCCGCCGACGAGCAGGTCGAGGACTACAACCTCGGCACGTGGGTGCGTCGCCAGCGAAAGGCCGACCTGACCGCGGATCAGGAAGCACGGCTCACCGCACTGGACCCGCTCTGGCGGATGGCGCCGGACTGGCAGCGCTCATACCGTCGCCTCGTCGCCTACCTGGCAGCCGGCGGCCGCCTCACCGGTCCCGTGAACCGCACCGGGACACCCGGCGACGAACGCTTCCGGCCGGGTGCGTGGCTGCGCATGCAGAACCGACACGCCGACACCGGCAACCTCGACGCGCACCAGACCGCGCTCCTGGACGCCCTCGGAGCCTGGCGAACCCACCCCGCACAGGGCGAGCCCGCGCCGTACCGCAGGGCGCAGGGCAGTGCCGGCTGCGGGCAGCCCCCATACGCCCGGTCGATGGCCGCACCACCATCAGTGCCGCCCCTACGGCCCGGACCCCGAACGGACCGGCCAGCCCATCGGCCGCCGCGGTCCGCCCTCACCCCGATCCACCAACTGCCAGCGGAATTCCGTCGCTACATCAAAGCTGCGCGAGCCTTCCGGGACCGGGAGGGCCACCTGGACGTCCCGCCCGGATTCGTCGAGCGCGTCGAGCACGCCAAGGTCCGCCTCGGCACCTGGATCGCCCGCCAACGCGACAAGGTCTTCCGAGGGCAACTCCCGCCGCTCCTGATCTCAGAACTGGAAGCCCTGGACATGGTGTGGGTGCGCAGATGA